A part of Fusarium graminearum PH-1 chromosome 3, whole genome shotgun sequence genomic DNA contains:
- a CDS encoding ATP-dependent protease La: protein MIPRSRHSGRLILERSLVHATRASSEVAAARWASSPAYRNHHICGRRLPAIQPRLVAAAFSTSARVAKEKDNSDKGFFESAIEPLTEPLSEEEAKANVENKRKEADGTILAESKNPGPDSPGSGKNDGGSQSQDGKAGSAAGGAGSGSGGDNSGGDGSRRGRKPSSEKALQKPVVPEVYPQVLAIPIARRPLFPGFYKAITIKDPEVANAITESIKRGQPYVGAFLFKDENEDEDVIRNPEDVYDVGVFAQITSAFPIHGQEGALTAILYPHRRIKLSSLLPPGGQDTAKKTDSKTETKAEPVPEPIPQKPAEEEATPEKKGDVVASFEESAVEKKPDQVAEKYEPTSFLKRYPVSLVNVENLVDEPYDPKSPVIRAVTNEIVNVFKEVATMNNLFRDQISTFSMSQSTGNVTSEPAKLADFAAAVSSGEQKELQEVLGCLNVEERMQKALVVLKKELMNAQLQSKISKDVENKISKRQREYWLMEQMKGIRRELGLESDGKDKLVEKFKEKANSLAMPEAVRKVFDEELNKLAHLETAASEFNVTRNYLDWLTQIPWGRRSAENFGIPHAVKILDEDHHGLKDVKDRILEFIAVGKLRGTVEGKILCFVGPPGVGKTSIGKSIARALNREYYRFSVGGLTDVAEIKGHRRTYVGALPGRMIQALKKCQTENPLILIDEIDKIGRGYQGDPSSALLELLDPEQNSSFLDHYMDVPVDLSKVLFVCTANMTDTIPRPLLDRMELITLSGYVADEKMAIAQRYLAPAAKETAGLQNADVTLSEEAVEELIKSYCRESGVRNLKKQIEKVYRKSALKIVQELGEEVLPEEEALTEEGKSALEEAEKKSKVEATAEGKEAKGSSSNETGAATEKPRKALKVPDSVHVVIGKDNLTDYVGPPVFTSDRLYEVSPPGVSMGLAWTQMGGAAMYIESILQAPLRPSTRPHLEITGNLKNVMKESTTIAYSFAKSFMVKQFPDNHFFDKAKMHLHVPDGAVSKDGPSAGITMTTSLLSLALDAPVNPTVAMTGEITLTGKNIKEGLEGHAVAWYPEVFDLVFPNIDKEQANKCKICEWKAQQKKSDAEPAEEED, encoded by the exons ATGATTCCTCGTTCACGACACTCGGGACGCCTCATTCTCGAGCGCTCTCTCGTCCATGCAACACGAGCCTCTTCCGAAGTCGCCGCTGCCcgatgggcttcttctcccgcCTATCGCAACCATCACATCTGCGGCCGCCGGCTCCCCGCTATCCAGCCGCGGTTAGTCGCTGCAGCTTTTTCAACATCCGCCCGAGTCGCGAAAGAAAAGGATAACAGTGATAAGGGCTTCTTCGAGTCTGCCATTGAGCCTTTGACCGAACCCTTGtccgaggaggaggccaaggcGAACGTCGAGAACAAGCGCAAGGAAGCCGATGGAACGATATTGGCCGAGTCGAAGAACCCAGGCCCTGACTCACCAGGGTCTGGCAAAAACGACGGCGGTAGTCAATCGCAGGACGGGAAGGCAGGTAGCGCCGCAGGAGGTGCTGGCTCAGGATCAGGTGGTGATAACTCTGGCGGTGATGGAAGCCGCCGCGGCCGTAAGCCTTCTTCTGAGAAAGCTCTCCAGAAACCTGTAGTGCCTGAGGTCTATCCTCAGGTTCTAGCGATTCCCATCGCCCGAAGGCCGCTTTTCCCCGGTTTCTATAAGGCTATTACCATTAAGGATCCCGAGGTGGCAAATGCAATCACCGAATCGATCAAGCGTGGTCAGCCATATGTTGGAGCTTTCTtgttcaaggatgagaacgaggatgaggatgtgATTCGAAACCCTGAAGACGTCTACGACGTTGGTGTTTTCGCTCAAATCACAAGTGCCTTCCCTatccatggccaagaaggtgCTTTGACTGCCATTCTGTACCCCCACCGCCGTATCAAGCTGTCTAGTCTGCTACCACCTGGTGGCCAAGACACTGCTAAGAAGACCGACTCCAAGACCGAAACCAAGGCCGAACCTGTGCCGGAACCGATTCCCCAGAAgcctgctgaagaggaagCTACACCCGAGAAGAAGGGGGATGTTGTCGCCAGCTTCGAGGAGAGTGccgttgagaagaagcctgaTCAGGTTGCTGAGAAGTACGAGCCAACATCATTCCTCAAGAGATACCCTGTTAGCTTGGTCAACGTTGAGAACCTCGTCGATGAGCCCTACGACCCCAAGAGCCCCGTTATTCGTGCTGTCACCAATGAGATTGTCAACGTTTTCAAGGAGGTTGCCACAATGAACAATCTGTTCCGAGACCAAATTTCTACCTTTTCTATGAGCCAGTCTACCGGAAACGTTACGTCAGAACCCGCCAAGCTGGCCGattttgctgctgctgtgtcTTCAGGCGAGCAGAAGGAGCTTCAAGAAGTCCTTGGATGCTTAAATGTTGAGGAGAGAATGCAAAAGGCTCTCGTGGTACTCAAGAAAGAGCTTATGAACGCCCAGCTGCAGTCCAAGATTAGCAAGGATGTGGAGAATAAGATTAGCAAGAGACAGCGAGAGTACTGGCTTATGGAGCAAATGAAGGGTATCCGCCGtgaacttggccttgagtCTGACGGCAAAGATAAGCTTGTCGAAAAGttcaaggaaaaggcaaacaGCCTTGCCATGCCTGAAGCTGTACgcaaagtctttgatgagGAGCTTAACAAGCTTGCTCATCTTGAAACCGCTGCCTCCGAGTTCAACGTGACAAGAAACTATCTCGATTGGCTCACCCAAATCCCCTGGGGCAGGAGGAGTGCCGAGAACTTTGGCATTCCTCACGctgtcaagatcctggaTGAAGATCACCACGGTCTgaaggatgtcaaggacCGCATTTTAGAGTTCATCGCCGTTGGCAAGCTTCGAGGCACTGTTGAGGGTAAGATCCTCTGCTTTGTCGGGCCTCCTGGTGTGGGTAAGACAAGTATTGGAAAATCTATTGCTCGTGCTCTCAACCGAGAATACTACCGATTCAGTGTCGGTGGCCTCACTGACGTCGCTGAGATCAAGGGTCACCGAAGAACCTACGTTGGTGCCCTACCTGGTCGTATGATTcaggctttgaagaagtgCCAGACTGAGAACCCCCTGATCCTGATCgatgagatcgacaagatTGGCAGAGGTTACCAGGGTGATCCCTCATCTGCTCTGCTCGAGTTACTCGACCCTGAACAGAAcagctccttcttggatCACTACATGGATGTGCCCGTGGACCTGTCCAAGGTTCTGTTCGTCTGCACTGCCAACATGACAGACACTATCCCTCGCCCTCTTTTGGATCGAATGGAGCTCATCACCCTTTCAGGCTACGTcgccgacgagaagatggccatTGCTCAACGCTATCTTGCTcctgctgccaaggagacTGCTGGACTTCAAAACGCCGATGTCACTTTGAGCGAGGAGGCTGTTGAAGAACTCATCAAGTCATACTGCCGTGAGTCCGGTGTCCGaaacctcaagaagcagattGAGAAGGTATACCGAAAGTCTGCCCTCAAGATCGTCCAAGAGCTTGGCGAGGAGGTTCTACCTGAAGAGGAGGCTCTCACCGAGGAAGGCAAATCTGCTCTTgaggaggccgagaagaagagcaaggtgGAGGCTACCGCAGAAGGCAAGGAGGCTAAGGGGTCCAGCTCGAACGAGACTGGCGCCGCTACGGAGAAGCCTCgcaaggctctcaaggttCCTGACTCTGTTCACGTTGTTATTGGCAAGGATAACCTGACTGACTACGTCGGCCCACCTGTCTTCACCTCTGACCGTCTCTACGAGGTCAGTCCTCCTGGTGTTTCCATGGGTCTCGCCTGGACGCAAATGGGTGGTGCTGCCATGTACATCGAGTCCATTCTTCAAGCCCCTCTCCGGCCCTCTACACGGCCTCACCTTGAGATTACTGGTAACCTTAAGAACGTCATGAAGGAATCCACTACCATCGCCTACTCTTTTGCCAAGTCCTTTATGGTCAAGCAATTCCCTGACAACCAtttcttcgacaaggctaAGATGCATCTCCACGTCCCCGATGGAGCTGTCTCCAAGGATGGCCCATCTGCTGGTATTACCATGACCACTTCGCTCCTTTCACTTGCTCTTGATGCTCCTGTCAACCCTACAGTTGCCATGACTGGTGAGATCACACTCACCGGAAAG AACATCAAGGAGGGCCTTGAGGGCCATGCCGTGGCTTGGTACCCTGAAGTCTTCGATCTTGTTTTCCCCAACATTGATAAGGAGCAGGCCAACAAGTGCAAGATTTGCGAGTGGAAGGCTCAGCAAAAGAAGAGTGATGCCGAgcctgctgaagaggaggactAA
- a CDS encoding acyl-CoA desaturase: protein MATATAAGKNASPFPDGTKDYVPLRAGAAKKDTNKPHISDTPMTWSNWPQHINWLNTTLVVFVPLMGFISAYWVPLQLKTALWAVFYYVHTGLGITAGYHRMWSHSAYKGTTPLKIYLAAVGAGAVQGSIRWWSYGHRVHHRYTDTDKDPYSVRKGLMYSHMGWMVLKQNPKRQGRTDITDLNEDAVVVWQHKNYIKCVLFMALAFPAIVAGLGWGDWWGGLVYAGILRVCFVQQATFCVNSLAHWLGDQPFDDRNSPRDHVITALVTLGEGYHNFHHEFPSDYRNAIEWWQYDPTKWSIWLWKQLGLAYELKEFRANEIEKGRVQQLQKKLDQKRATLDWGIPLEQLPVVDWDDFVAQSKAGKGLVAIAGVIHDVTDFIKDHPGGKALINSAIGKDATAIFNGGVYLHSNAAHNLLSTMRVGVLRGGCEVEIWKRAQFENKDITYMNDSAGQRIIRAGSQATKIVQPAASADAA, encoded by the exons ATGGCGACAGCTACTGCTGCGGGCAAGAATGCCTCGCCATTCCCTGATGGCACCAAGGACTACGTCCCTCTCCGAGCCGgcgctgccaagaaggacacCAACAAGCCTCACATCTCCGATACTCCCATGACCTGGAGCAACTGGCCCCAGCACATCAACTGGCTCAACACAAcacttgttgtttttgttccCTTGATGGGCTTCATCTCCGCCTACTGGGTTCCTCTTCAGCTCAAGACCGCTCTCTGGGCCGTCTTTTACTATGTCCACACTGGTCTCGGTATCACTGCTG GTTACCACCGAATGTGGTCTCACTCCGCCTACAAGGGCACTACTCCTCTTAAGATTTACCTCGCTGCCGTCGGCGCTGGCGCCGTCCAGGGCTCCATCCGATGGTGGTCGTATGGCCACCGAGTTCACCACCGATACACCGATACCGACAAGGACCCCTACTCCGTTCGCAAGGGTCTTATGTACTCTCACATGGGATGGATGGTTCTCAAGCAGAACCCCAAGCGACAGGGCCGAACTGACATCACCGATCTCAACGAGGATGCCGTCGTCGTCTGGCAGCACAAGAATTACATCAAGTGCGTTCTCTTCATGGCTCTTGCTTTCCCTGCTATCGTTGCTGGCCTTGGCTGGGGCGACTGGTGGGGTGGTCTCGTCTATGCTGGTATCCTTCGTGTTTGCTTCGTCCAGCAGGCTACCTTCTGTGTCAACTCTCTTGCCCATTGGCTCGGCGACCAGCCTTTCGATGACCGCAACTCCCCTCGTGACCACGTCATCACTGCTCTTGTCACCCTTGGCGAGGGTTACCACAACTTCCACCACGAGTTTCCCTCCGATTACCGCAACGCTATTGAGTGGTGGCAGTACGACCCTACCAAGTGGAGCATCTGGCTCTGGAAGCAGCTTGGTCTTGCCTATGAGCTGAAGGAGTTCCGCGCCaacgagattgagaagggtCGTGTCCAGCagctccagaagaagctcgaccAGAAGCGTGCCACTCTCGACTGGGGTATTCCTCTTGAGCAGCTTCCCGTTGTTGACTGGGACGACTTTGTTGCTCAGTCAAAGGCTGGAAAGGGTCTCGTTGCTATTGCCGGCGTTATCCACGATGTTACCGATTTTATTAAGGACCACCCTGGTGGCAAGGCTCTCATCAACTCCGCCATTGGAAAGGATGCCACTGCTATCTTCAACGGTGGTGTTTACCTCCACTCCAACGCTGCCCACAACCTTCTGTCCACCATGCGTGTTGGTGTCCTTCGCGGTGGTTGCGAGGTTGAGATCTGGAAGCGTGCTCAGttcgagaacaaggacatcACCTATATGAACGACTCTGCTGGCCAGCGCATCATCCGTGCTGGTTCTCAGGCCACCAAGATTGTCCAGCCTGCTGCCAGCGCTGACGCTGCTTAA